One segment of Fibrobacter sp. UWB10 DNA contains the following:
- a CDS encoding 50S ribosomal protein L11 methyltransferase, translated as MSILVDVKKYLSLNSAPKRVQDYLSVAVTDHAYLPKTEDITSDWVAYIAAPAFKLIRENLGHDVDAFASIGTGSGIDVLTGVELLGAKRVGFTDLQKSVVDAAAENIKKNLKDADSVKLEYGAGDLLQPLENGERRYDVIYENLPNVPLTDNTKIEDKRNSGHYLEKRAEVIPEFVHEQMLDLHYLALKQARDYLADKGAVYSTLGGRVPLSAFIKLGELAGLSSEIFTYSWKVQAEPEDVISGYAAQEKAGLGPFRFYRASDLQKAFADISVKESGKNAFEIEKSLESSKLTAKEAYEAFLKGEVIGHTVAVLKSSLK; from the coding sequence ATGAGTATTTTAGTCGATGTTAAAAAGTATCTGTCTTTAAATAGTGCGCCGAAGCGTGTTCAAGATTATCTTTCTGTGGCGGTAACGGATCACGCCTATTTGCCAAAAACCGAAGATATTACTAGCGACTGGGTAGCCTATATTGCCGCCCCTGCATTCAAGCTGATTCGTGAAAACCTAGGGCACGATGTGGATGCATTCGCTTCGATTGGTACAGGTTCCGGTATCGATGTCTTGACGGGTGTTGAACTCTTGGGCGCGAAGCGCGTGGGCTTTACCGATTTGCAGAAAAGTGTGGTAGATGCCGCTGCCGAAAACATCAAGAAGAATTTGAAGGATGCCGATTCGGTGAAACTTGAATATGGTGCGGGCGACCTTCTGCAACCTCTTGAAAATGGCGAACGCCGTTACGATGTGATTTATGAAAACCTGCCCAACGTTCCGCTGACAGACAATACCAAGATTGAAGACAAACGAAATAGCGGTCATTACCTGGAAAAGCGCGCCGAAGTGATTCCGGAATTTGTGCACGAACAGATGCTGGATTTGCATTATCTGGCGCTTAAGCAGGCCCGCGATTACCTGGCCGACAAGGGTGCGGTCTATTCGACACTCGGAGGCCGCGTGCCGCTCAGTGCGTTTATCAAGCTCGGCGAATTGGCGGGCCTTTCTTCTGAAATCTTCACGTATTCCTGGAAGGTGCAGGCGGAACCCGAAGACGTGATTTCGGGTTATGCCGCACAAGAAAAGGCGGGGCTCGGGCCGTTCCGATTCTACCGCGCAAGCGACTTGCAAAAAGCATTCGCCGATATTTCGGTGAAGGAATCCGGCAAGAACGCTTTCGAAATCGAAAAGTCGCTGGAATCTTCGAAGCTTACTGCTAAAGAAGCTTACGAAGCATTCCTAAAGGGCGAAGTGATTGGCCACACGGTTGCCGTACTGAAATCAAGCTTGAAGTAA
- a CDS encoding O-acetylhomoserine aminocarboxypropyltransferase/cysteine synthase family protein — translation MSIKTSKKSSKISADVTNPANWNFGTKCLQAGWKPKVGEPRVLPIFQSTTYKYEDVDEVERLFALKQSGNKYTRTGNPTVAAFEAKITELEGGVGAVATASGQSAVLLAISNLVKAGDHIVASKAVYGGTYTLLDVRLSKLGVETTFIDPEAPIAELRKAFRPNTKLVFGETIGNPALGVLDFEKFSKLAKEFDVPFLVDNTLATPFLVKPLKHGANVVIHSATKYIDGHAIALGGVVIDGGNYNWNNGKFPDLVNPDAQYANTSYTEKFGRAAYIVKARAQFLRDFGAAQSPFNAFLLNLGLETLHLRMPQHSSNALALAEYLSKHPAVNWVNYPALKSSPNNKRIRKYFDYQGGSGVLTFGLKGGKAAIRSFVKALKVAALVVHVGDARTSVLHPATSTHSQLSPKDRLAAGIPDDMIRVSVGIEDPRDIIADFEQAIKASTTKH, via the coding sequence ATGTCAATTAAAACATCGAAAAAGTCAAGTAAAATCTCAGCGGATGTTACGAATCCGGCAAATTGGAATTTCGGCACCAAGTGTCTGCAGGCGGGCTGGAAGCCGAAAGTGGGCGAGCCCCGCGTTTTGCCGATTTTTCAGTCAACCACCTACAAGTACGAAGACGTTGACGAAGTAGAACGTCTTTTCGCCCTCAAGCAGTCGGGCAATAAGTATACGCGTACGGGCAACCCGACGGTAGCGGCTTTTGAAGCAAAAATTACCGAGTTGGAAGGCGGCGTGGGCGCTGTCGCAACGGCTTCGGGACAGTCGGCCGTATTGCTCGCTATTTCGAATTTGGTCAAGGCAGGTGATCATATCGTAGCCTCTAAGGCGGTGTATGGCGGAACCTACACGCTGCTTGATGTTCGACTTTCTAAGCTCGGCGTTGAAACGACTTTTATTGACCCGGAAGCCCCTATTGCAGAACTTCGCAAGGCTTTCCGCCCGAATACAAAATTGGTCTTTGGCGAAACGATTGGTAACCCGGCGCTTGGCGTTCTGGATTTCGAAAAGTTCTCGAAGCTTGCCAAGGAATTCGACGTGCCGTTCCTTGTGGATAACACGCTTGCAACGCCGTTCTTGGTGAAGCCTTTGAAGCATGGGGCGAATGTCGTCATTCACTCTGCGACCAAGTACATTGACGGCCACGCCATTGCCTTGGGCGGTGTCGTGATTGATGGTGGCAATTACAACTGGAATAATGGAAAGTTCCCGGATCTCGTCAATCCCGATGCGCAGTACGCAAACACTTCTTACACCGAAAAATTCGGCCGTGCCGCCTACATTGTCAAGGCCCGCGCCCAGTTTTTGCGCGATTTCGGTGCCGCCCAGAGCCCGTTCAACGCATTCCTTTTGAACTTGGGTCTTGAAACTCTGCATTTGCGCATGCCGCAGCACAGTTCTAATGCCTTGGCCTTGGCGGAATACCTCTCCAAGCATCCGGCGGTAAACTGGGTCAACTATCCGGCGCTCAAATCTAGCCCGAATAACAAGCGCATTCGCAAGTATTTCGATTACCAGGGCGGAAGCGGCGTGCTGACCTTTGGCCTCAAGGGAGGCAAGGCTGCCATTCGCTCGTTCGTGAAGGCTTTGAAAGTTGCTGCCTTGGTGGTGCATGTGGGCGATGCTCGCACAAGCGTGCTGCACCCGGCAACAAGTACACATTCTCAGCTTTCACCGAAGGATAGACTTGCCGCAGGAATTCCTGACGACATGATTCGCGTATCCGTCGGTATCGAAGATCCGCGCGACATTATCGCCGATTTCGAACAGGCAATTAAGGCAAGTACAACAAAGCATTAA
- the thiF gene encoding thiazole biosynthesis adenylyltransferase ThiF, which yields MAFTNEQLERYSRHIILKDVGVKGQKKLLNAKVLVIGAGGLGAPVAMYLAAAGVGTIGIADADVVDLSNLQRQIIHASQDVGKPKVQSAKETMEAMNPDVNVIAYHTFVTSENILDLIKDYDFIVDGTDNFPTKFLINDACVMAKKPFSHAGIVGFQGQLMTYVPEQGPCYRCIFEEPPPKGSVPTCKEAGVIGAIAGVIGSLQAMEAIKYILGVGNLLTGYLLTYNALTAEFRKVKLPSHNDDCAVCGTHPTITQLFDYEQAACDLKH from the coding sequence ATGGCTTTTACCAACGAACAACTGGAACGGTATTCGCGCCACATTATTCTTAAAGATGTCGGCGTAAAGGGCCAAAAGAAGCTCTTGAACGCGAAAGTACTCGTCATTGGTGCGGGTGGCCTTGGCGCTCCTGTGGCTATGTATCTTGCCGCCGCCGGCGTGGGCACGATCGGCATTGCCGATGCCGATGTGGTTGACCTTTCAAATTTACAACGTCAGATAATACACGCCTCGCAAGATGTGGGTAAGCCCAAGGTGCAATCTGCCAAAGAAACCATGGAAGCGATGAATCCTGACGTGAATGTAATCGCTTACCATACTTTCGTAACGAGTGAAAACATTCTCGACCTCATTAAGGATTACGATTTTATCGTTGACGGCACCGACAATTTTCCGACGAAGTTCTTGATTAATGATGCCTGCGTCATGGCGAAGAAGCCTTTTTCTCATGCAGGCATTGTCGGATTTCAAGGGCAGCTGATGACATACGTGCCGGAGCAAGGGCCTTGCTACCGCTGCATTTTCGAGGAACCGCCCCCGAAAGGTTCTGTGCCGACTTGCAAAGAGGCAGGCGTGATTGGGGCAATCGCAGGCGTAATCGGAAGTTTGCAGGCAATGGAAGCAATCAAGTATATTCTTGGCGTAGGCAATTTATTGACAGGCTACCTACTCACCTACAACGCACTCACGGCGGAATTCCGCAAGGTGAAGCTCCCGAGTCATAACGACGACTGCGCCGTTTGCGGAACACACCCGACCATTACGCAGCTCTTTGACTACGAACAGGCTGCTTGCGATTTGAAACATTAA
- a CDS encoding dimethylsulfonioproprionate lyase family protein, giving the protein MQDFIARLIEESKRILNERAQIDDDIGQEAAKFVAREIPAPSGTFEKSDSPLIRWIEDSAKHGSSETANLLKALKPALPFLPWKYNYEPRADMPDLGNRMGWGEILGPEAPYHDEHFCFGFTLLGKNTLYPAHYHPATELYVVLSGLAVWTLDGVSKVRGPGEFILHPSNHVHSMQTKDEPLLALYTWSGEDVVTLSKYV; this is encoded by the coding sequence ATGCAAGATTTTATCGCCCGTTTAATTGAAGAATCGAAGCGAATTCTGAATGAACGCGCCCAAATTGACGATGATATCGGTCAAGAGGCAGCCAAGTTTGTAGCGCGTGAAATCCCTGCCCCGAGTGGGACTTTCGAAAAAAGCGATTCTCCGTTGATTCGCTGGATTGAAGACTCCGCAAAACATGGAAGTTCAGAGACTGCAAATTTGCTGAAAGCGCTAAAGCCCGCACTCCCTTTTTTGCCGTGGAAGTATAATTACGAGCCGCGCGCCGATATGCCTGATTTGGGAAACCGTATGGGCTGGGGAGAAATCCTCGGGCCCGAAGCGCCGTATCACGACGAACATTTTTGTTTCGGGTTTACGCTTCTCGGAAAGAATACCTTGTACCCGGCGCATTATCACCCTGCCACGGAACTTTATGTGGTGCTTTCGGGCCTTGCCGTTTGGACATTAGACGGCGTTTCAAAAGTTCGCGGTCCCGGAGAATTTATTCTGCACCCATCGAACCACGTCCATTCCATGCAAACAAAAGACGAGCCGTTGCTTGCGCTTTACACATGGAGCGGCGAAGATGTCGTGACGCTCTCGAAGTACGTGTGA
- a CDS encoding ABC transporter substrate-binding protein — protein sequence MKFIQTLLSFAAAFTLGFALIACEEEKTEKNAATNEPAFKYGSVEIPVSDGTLCIAPFFVAKEKGFFAKEGVDVKFVSANAETRKIGLNNGTYPITNSDFAFFQSVENGVNIKVVEGFHVGCIHLLVKKGSPIRSAQDLKGKKIAVNAIGATPHQAATLWLEANGVSAINDVQFLPYADGNLALEALERGQVEAVSLWDPLGSLAAVDGRADVLMDLATDPVFAGRYCCFYYVSGILLEKEPEKIKALLRALEQAHTWISEHPEETVELMQAGKHSAIEDKEFATALIKSYEYQSPEQKAKSGRNLKADLHYFADLLHKVGYLQLNADEFTEKIYREVDWHK from the coding sequence ATGAAATTCATTCAAACATTACTGTCTTTCGCAGCCGCATTTACTTTGGGATTTGCACTCATCGCCTGCGAAGAAGAAAAAACTGAAAAAAACGCCGCTACCAATGAACCCGCTTTTAAATACGGTTCTGTCGAAATTCCCGTTTCCGATGGAACCCTTTGCATTGCGCCGTTCTTTGTCGCCAAAGAAAAAGGCTTCTTCGCCAAGGAAGGTGTCGATGTGAAATTCGTGTCGGCGAATGCGGAAACCCGCAAAATCGGGCTCAACAACGGAACCTATCCGATTACGAACTCCGACTTCGCCTTTTTCCAGTCCGTCGAAAATGGCGTGAACATCAAGGTGGTCGAAGGATTCCACGTCGGATGCATTCATTTGCTCGTCAAGAAGGGCTCGCCGATTCGCTCCGCGCAGGATTTGAAGGGCAAAAAGATTGCCGTGAACGCCATTGGGGCAACCCCGCACCAGGCCGCCACGCTTTGGCTTGAAGCAAACGGAGTCTCTGCCATAAACGATGTTCAATTCTTGCCCTATGCCGATGGCAACTTGGCGCTCGAAGCCTTGGAACGCGGACAGGTCGAAGCGGTTTCACTTTGGGACCCGCTGGGAAGCCTCGCCGCTGTTGATGGCCGTGCCGATGTGCTGATGGATTTGGCAACGGACCCTGTTTTTGCAGGCCGCTATTGCTGTTTCTATTATGTTTCGGGCATCCTTCTGGAAAAGGAACCGGAAAAGATCAAGGCTCTCCTCCGCGCTCTTGAACAGGCTCACACCTGGATCAGCGAACACCCGGAAGAAACCGTGGAACTCATGCAGGCAGGCAAGCACTCCGCTATCGAAGACAAGGAATTCGCAACCGCACTCATCAAGTCGTATGAATACCAGTCCCCTGAACAAAAGGCAAAGAGTGGCCGCAACCTGAAAGCCGACTTGCACTACTTTGCAGACCTACTGCATAAAGTCGGATACTTGCAGCTGAATGCCGACGAATTCACCGAAAAAATCTATCGCGAAGTCGACTGGCATAAGTAA
- a CDS encoding DUF4418 family protein: protein MKQYKVFVVANLIFGVLLIVLTKLILPVCHPIDGGTMSCEISTTVDAFLGLALLANAVVAAGLLKKNAHVILSVVTLVLGVFVSLVPTVIVGTCQHAQMACHVITGPVLAVFGVLIALFAALNLIYLKLRRRNEQD, encoded by the coding sequence ATGAAACAGTACAAAGTATTTGTTGTTGCTAATCTTATTTTCGGCGTATTGCTGATTGTGCTTACCAAGTTGATTTTGCCTGTTTGTCATCCGATTGATGGCGGAACCATGAGCTGTGAAATTTCGACGACGGTAGATGCTTTTTTAGGACTTGCTTTGCTTGCAAATGCCGTCGTTGCTGCGGGGCTCCTTAAAAAGAACGCGCATGTCATTCTTTCTGTAGTAACGCTTGTGCTCGGTGTTTTTGTTTCGCTTGTGCCGACGGTAATTGTCGGAACATGCCAACACGCTCAAATGGCATGTCACGTGATTACGGGCCCGGTGCTTGCTGTTTTTGGTGTGCTGATTGCGCTTTTTGCGGCGCTGAATTTGATTTATTTGAAATTGAGGAGACGAAATGAACAAGACTGA
- the metK gene encoding methionine adenosyltransferase, with protein sequence MAHYLFTSESVSKGHPDKVCDQISDAILDACLAQDPNSRVACETLANTGLVVISGEITTKAVIDYQQIARKTIKSIGYVNPELAFDYKGCSVLVAVDKQSPDIAQGVDAKAAEGKEDDKQGAGDQGMMFGYAVNETKELMPLPISLAHKLMEEIQNLRESGKIKWLRPDAKSQVTVEYDENDKPVRVDTVVVSTQHDEFVNGKELKHSTIEKEIIEKLIKKVIPAKLLDKKTRFLINPTGKFVIGGPHGDCGLTGRKIIVDTYGGMGRHGGGAFSGKDPSKVDRSAAYAARYVAKNIVAAGLADRCEVQLAYAIGYSKPVSVLVNTFKTGKIDDRKIEEIVKKTFDLSPAGIVKMLDLKKPGYQATAALGHFGRTGARFTWEKTDKAATLKKLAKA encoded by the coding sequence ATGGCACATTATCTCTTTACTTCTGAATCGGTGTCCAAGGGACACCCCGACAAAGTTTGCGACCAGATCTCGGATGCAATTCTCGACGCCTGCCTCGCCCAGGACCCGAACAGCCGCGTGGCTTGCGAAACGCTCGCCAACACCGGTCTCGTCGTGATTTCTGGCGAAATTACCACTAAAGCAGTTATCGATTACCAACAAATTGCCCGCAAGACTATTAAGAGCATTGGCTATGTGAACCCGGAACTCGCTTTTGATTATAAGGGTTGCTCCGTACTCGTTGCAGTCGATAAGCAGTCTCCCGATATCGCTCAGGGTGTTGACGCCAAGGCTGCCGAAGGCAAAGAAGATGACAAGCAGGGCGCAGGAGATCAGGGCATGATGTTCGGTTACGCCGTGAACGAAACCAAGGAATTGATGCCGCTTCCGATTAGCCTCGCCCACAAGCTCATGGAAGAAATCCAGAACCTCCGCGAATCCGGCAAAATCAAGTGGCTCCGCCCCGATGCAAAATCTCAGGTGACTGTCGAATACGACGAAAACGACAAGCCCGTGCGCGTCGATACCGTGGTGGTCAGCACCCAGCACGATGAATTCGTGAACGGCAAGGAACTCAAGCATTCTACCATCGAAAAGGAAATCATCGAAAAGCTCATCAAGAAGGTGATTCCGGCAAAGCTTTTGGACAAGAAGACTCGATTCCTCATCAATCCGACGGGTAAATTCGTGATTGGTGGCCCGCATGGTGACTGCGGCCTGACCGGTCGTAAAATTATCGTAGACACCTACGGTGGCATGGGCCGTCACGGTGGTGGCGCTTTCAGCGGCAAGGACCCTTCCAAGGTGGACCGCAGCGCTGCTTACGCAGCACGCTATGTAGCAAAGAATATTGTCGCCGCGGGCCTTGCAGACCGTTGCGAAGTGCAACTCGCTTACGCCATCGGTTATTCCAAGCCGGTGTCCGTGCTGGTGAATACGTTCAAGACGGGCAAGATTGATGACCGCAAGATTGAAGAAATCGTGAAGAAGACCTTCGACCTTTCTCCGGCAGGCATCGTGAAGATGCTCGATTTGAAGAAGCCCGGCTACCAGGCAACTGCCGCGCTCGGCCACTTCGGCCGCACCGGCGCTCGCTTCACTTGGGAAAAGACGGACAAGGCTGCAACTTTGAAGAAACTCGCCAAAGCATAA
- a CDS encoding ABC transporter permease — translation MNKTDLNLIIENYLRNPFRSFGLSLLIALLASVLLVGGLLSFSLSKGLNRLSSRLGADVIVIPQGSEINDQTVLLQGDSKYTYLPQGSLEFIRGLDGVEIATPQYFLTTLSSSCCDQKVMIIGFEPASDFVIQPWIHEVLTDNLPKGAIVVGGDISVGEKKTVKFFDHEYPVAASLEPVGNKLDQAVFVDVATLADIREAAKAKGVIFLHQDVKSEGSDSPIYSSVLIKLRAGADIERLSREIHTRFDGVQIRTRKDLFSGLEKSANFLQIVVWSIVSLFLVIAVAAIVISFSLSTRERRREYALLRIVGYARKRLRTLVLGESLLVSAVGTYIGLLLSSVAFFTFKIWIGEHVNVPFIVPGNAEIAAVYAVVVLLLHSVGPLAVYGVANKVSKIDAYAALREVEH, via the coding sequence ATGAACAAGACTGATTTGAATTTGATTATTGAAAATTACTTGCGAAACCCTTTCCGTAGTTTTGGGCTTTCGCTTTTGATCGCTTTGCTCGCCTCGGTACTTTTGGTGGGCGGACTTTTGTCGTTTTCGCTTTCGAAGGGTCTGAATCGCCTTTCGTCTCGCTTGGGAGCCGACGTAATCGTGATTCCCCAGGGGAGCGAAATCAATGACCAGACTGTACTTTTGCAGGGCGATTCCAAGTACACCTATTTGCCGCAGGGCTCGCTGGAATTTATTCGTGGCCTTGACGGCGTAGAAATTGCGACACCGCAGTATTTTTTGACCACGTTGAGTTCTAGCTGCTGCGATCAGAAGGTCATGATTATCGGTTTCGAGCCGGCTTCTGATTTTGTGATTCAGCCTTGGATTCACGAAGTCCTTACGGATAACCTCCCTAAGGGTGCTATCGTGGTGGGCGGTGACATTAGCGTGGGCGAGAAAAAGACTGTCAAGTTCTTTGACCATGAATACCCTGTGGCAGCGAGTCTTGAACCGGTCGGCAACAAGTTAGACCAGGCCGTTTTTGTAGATGTGGCGACGCTTGCCGATATCCGCGAGGCAGCTAAGGCCAAGGGCGTGATTTTCTTGCATCAGGATGTCAAATCCGAAGGTTCGGATTCGCCGATTTATTCCAGCGTTTTAATTAAATTGCGCGCAGGGGCTGATATCGAGCGCCTCTCTCGAGAAATTCATACCCGCTTTGACGGCGTGCAAATTCGCACCCGCAAGGATTTGTTCTCGGGTCTTGAAAAGTCGGCGAACTTCTTGCAGATTGTGGTGTGGTCGATTGTGTCTCTTTTCCTGGTGATTGCGGTTGCCGCGATTGTGATTTCGTTTTCACTTTCGACTCGCGAACGCAGGCGTGAATATGCGCTTTTGCGAATTGTGGGTTATGCCCGCAAGCGTTTGAGGACTCTTGTGCTGGGCGAATCGCTGCTGGTGTCGGCGGTAGGAACGTACATTGGCTTGCTGCTTTCGAGCGTGGCATTTTTCACTTTTAAAATTTGGATTGGCGAACATGTGAACGTGCCCTTCATTGTTCCGGGAAATGCCGAAATCGCGGCTGTTTACGCTGTGGTAGTTTTGCTTTTGCATTCGGTGGGGCCGTTGGCTGTTTATGGTGTGGCAAATAAGGTGAGCAAGATTGATGCCTACGCCGCTTTGAGGGAGGTAGAACATTGA
- a CDS encoding PLP-dependent aminotransferase family protein, which produces MFTYDMSKAGANSLYHYLYQCIKKDIVSGNVLAEEQLPSKRNLAQNLGISVVTVENAYAQLLAEGYIYSLPKKGFFVADINATAEPCVQRKRKMPRTRRLRAELTDESEHINPKYIADFASNGSDIEAFPFTTWAKITREVLCERQNDLLQVSPGMGSLELRRAIARMLREFRNIQVSPEQIVIGAGTDYLYGLLVQLLGFDKCYGVEDPGWSKISKLYSQYGVKVCHIPIAAESFVDSVKKSDVDVVHISPAHHFPTGMVMPVGERYRLLSWAAESPNRYIVEDDYDSEFRMTGKPIPALQNIDVTEKVIYLNTFSKTMTSAIRLSYMVLPPHLAEKFHNKLSFYSCTVSNLDQYVMAKFIDLGYYETHINRMRNLYRAKRDMLLSTIHKSKLSNVARIYEEDAGLHFILEVDTKCSDIEFCNHARFRGVNIRALSEYYFEAKPSQHKFVVNYSSVDKASMQKAVQILASLCN; this is translated from the coding sequence ATGTTCACTTACGATATGTCCAAGGCGGGAGCAAATAGCCTCTACCATTACCTTTACCAATGCATCAAAAAAGATATCGTAAGCGGAAACGTCCTTGCCGAAGAGCAACTCCCTTCCAAACGCAACCTCGCGCAGAATCTCGGCATTAGCGTCGTGACCGTTGAAAACGCTTACGCCCAGCTTTTGGCCGAAGGCTACATTTACTCGCTCCCTAAAAAAGGCTTCTTTGTTGCAGACATCAACGCAACAGCGGAACCTTGTGTTCAACGCAAACGCAAGATGCCGCGTACCCGCAGGCTCCGCGCAGAACTCACCGACGAGTCAGAACATATCAACCCGAAATACATTGCCGACTTTGCAAGTAACGGTTCCGATATCGAGGCGTTCCCCTTTACCACTTGGGCAAAAATCACTCGCGAGGTCCTTTGCGAAAGGCAAAATGATTTGCTGCAAGTTTCTCCGGGAATGGGCTCGCTAGAACTTCGCCGAGCCATTGCCCGCATGCTCCGCGAATTCAGAAATATCCAGGTATCGCCCGAACAGATTGTCATTGGCGCCGGAACTGATTACCTTTATGGCTTGCTAGTACAATTGCTCGGATTTGACAAGTGCTATGGCGTAGAAGACCCGGGATGGAGTAAAATATCAAAACTGTACAGCCAATACGGCGTCAAGGTGTGTCATATTCCCATTGCGGCAGAAAGTTTCGTAGACTCCGTCAAGAAATCCGACGTCGATGTCGTACATATTTCGCCAGCGCACCATTTTCCGACCGGGATGGTGATGCCTGTCGGCGAACGCTATCGCCTGCTCAGTTGGGCTGCCGAATCTCCCAATCGCTACATCGTCGAAGATGACTATGACAGCGAATTCCGCATGACCGGAAAGCCCATCCCCGCATTACAGAACATTGATGTTACCGAAAAAGTGATTTACCTGAACACCTTTTCCAAAACGATGACTTCTGCGATTCGCCTCAGTTATATGGTGCTCCCGCCGCATCTTGCCGAGAAATTCCATAACAAACTTTCGTTCTATTCGTGTACGGTTTCGAATCTGGACCAGTATGTGATGGCAAAATTCATCGATCTCGGTTACTACGAGACGCACATCAACCGCATGCGCAACCTGTACCGTGCCAAGCGCGATATGCTTCTGTCGACTATCCACAAGAGCAAACTTTCAAATGTCGCCCGAATTTACGAAGAAGATGCCGGGCTCCACTTTATCTTGGAAGTGGACACGAAATGTTCCGATATTGAATTCTGCAACCATGCCCGATTTCGCGGGGTAAACATCCGCGCCCTTTCGGAGTATTATTTTGAGGCGAAGCCATCGCAGCACAAGTTTGTCGTGAACTACTCGTCGGTAGATAAAGCGAGCATGCAAAAAGCAGTGCAGATACTCGCGAGCCTGTGCAACTAA
- a CDS encoding ABC transporter ATP-binding protein, with the protein MILNVSNLYKTYIRRGEEFNAVDNVEFFAWSGDFSVIYGESGSGKSTLLSLLSGINRPSQGSIIFNGVDFASLTDAELSAIRNDKIGYIPQESVFLPQFTVLENIFLPRAIREGNKIEVRDISELVDINIHSKLETLGIAHLVNEMPAELSGGELKRASIVRALVNNPDIVIADEPTSNLDETNAKIVFDLLGELAQSGTSVLVATHDPRGFKYGDRIYTMHKGRLLPNGESDYGGL; encoded by the coding sequence TTGATTTTAAACGTATCTAATTTATATAAAACCTATATCCGTCGCGGCGAAGAATTTAACGCAGTCGATAATGTGGAATTTTTTGCCTGGTCCGGTGATTTCTCGGTAATCTATGGCGAATCGGGAAGCGGAAAAAGTACGCTTTTGTCGCTGCTTTCGGGAATCAATCGCCCCTCGCAGGGTTCTATCATTTTTAATGGTGTTGATTTTGCAAGTTTGACAGATGCCGAACTTTCCGCGATTCGTAACGATAAAATTGGCTACATTCCGCAAGAATCCGTTTTCTTGCCGCAATTTACCGTGCTTGAAAATATCTTCTTGCCGCGGGCGATTCGCGAGGGCAATAAGATTGAGGTGAGGGATATTTCGGAATTGGTCGATATCAATATTCATTCAAAACTCGAAACCCTCGGCATTGCCCATTTGGTGAACGAAATGCCGGCAGAACTTTCGGGTGGCGAACTCAAGCGAGCCTCGATTGTGCGCGCTCTTGTCAACAATCCCGATATCGTGATTGCTGACGAACCGACCAGCAACCTTGACGAAACTAATGCCAAGATTGTCTTTGACCTTTTGGGGGAACTTGCGCAGTCGGGAACGTCGGTTCTTGTGGCTACCCATGATCCTCGCGGCTTCAAGTATGGCGACCGCATTTACACCATGCACAAGGGGAGACTCTTGCCGAACGGTGAATCTGATTACGGCGGATTATAA